One stretch of Bombus affinis isolate iyBomAffi1 chromosome 4, iyBomAffi1.2, whole genome shotgun sequence DNA includes these proteins:
- the LOC126915857 gene encoding kunitz-type serine protease inhibitor Bi-KTI, protein MNHKFIALLLVVLCCALAVHQVSAEIPSHCTLSLVTGTCKGYFPRFGYNVEMGKCVEFIYGGCGGNANNFRNLEECQQSCSV, encoded by the exons ATGAATCATAAATTCATAGCATTACTTTTGGTCGTCCTTTGCTGCGCTCTTGCGGTGCATCAAGTGTCAGCCGAAATACCATCAC ATTGTACTTTATCATTGGTGACGGGCACGTGCAAAGGTTACTTCCCGAGATTCGGATACAATGTAGAGATGGGTAAATGCGTAGAATTTATATATGGAGGTTGCGGTGGAAACGCGAACAATTTCAGAAATCTGGAAGAGTGTCAGCAATCATGCTCAGTATAG
- the LOC126915850 gene encoding CCR4-NOT transcription complex subunit 7 isoform X2 → MPSNEECGIRDVWGHNLEEEFRTIRQVVQQYQYIAMDTEFPGVVARPIGEFRTSADYQYQLLRCNVDLLRIIQLGLTFLDESGNTPGGSYTTWQFNFKFNLQEDMYAQDSIDMLQNSGIQFKKHEEEGIDPLDFAELLMTSGIVLVDDIKWLSFHSGYDFGYLLKLLTDQNLPQEESEFFELLRIYFPTIYDVKYLMKSCKNLKGGLQEVAEQLEIQRVGPQHQAGSDSLLTGMVFFKMREMFFEDNIDDAKYCGHLYGLGTSFVVNGSGGYLDSNGDNSSSS, encoded by the exons ATGCCCAGTAATGAAGAATGCGGGATCCGAGATGTTTGGGGTCATAATCTCGAAGAAGAATTTCGAACAATTCGGCAAGTCGTGCAGCAGTATCAATATATTGCAATGGACACTGAATTTCCGGGAGTAGTTGCTAGACCCAttg GCGAATTCAGGACTAGCGCAGATTATCAATATCAGTTATTACGATGTAATGTAGATCTCTTGCGGATAATCCAACTCGGACTTACATTTCTCGACGAATCGGGAAACACACCTGGCGGTAGTTATACGACATGgcaatttaatttcaaattcaatttaCA AGAGGATATGTATGCGCAAGATAGTATAGATATGCTGCAAAACAGTGGTATACAGTTTAAAAAACACGAAGAAGAGGGTATTGATCCGTTAGATTTTGCCGAATTATTAATGACATCGGGAATTGTTCTTGTTGACGACATAAAATGGCTATCCTTTCATTCTGGTTACGATTTTGGCTATCTATTGAAACTTCTTACAGATCAAAATTTACCCCAAGAAGAAAGTGAATTCTTTGAACTTCTTAGGATATATTTTCCAACAATATATGATGTAAAA TATTTAATGAAATCTTGCAAAAATTTGAAAGGAGGCCTACAAGAGGTAGCAGAGCAATTGGAAATTCAAAGAGTTGGTCCCCAACATCAGGCTGGTTCTGATTCGTTACTTACGGGAATGGTTTTCTTTAAAATGCGAGAG ATGTTTTTTGAAGATAATATTGATGATGCGAAATATTGTGGTCATTTATATGGTTTGGGAACATCATTTGTCGTAAACGGTTCAGGTGGATACCTAGACAGTAATGGAGATAATTCTTCGTCTTCGTAA
- the LOC126915850 gene encoding CCR4-NOT transcription complex subunit 7 isoform X1: MPSATGGNNPIGQQKGGATMPSNEECGIRDVWGHNLEEEFRTIRQVVQQYQYIAMDTEFPGVVARPIGEFRTSADYQYQLLRCNVDLLRIIQLGLTFLDESGNTPGGSYTTWQFNFKFNLQEDMYAQDSIDMLQNSGIQFKKHEEEGIDPLDFAELLMTSGIVLVDDIKWLSFHSGYDFGYLLKLLTDQNLPQEESEFFELLRIYFPTIYDVKYLMKSCKNLKGGLQEVAEQLEIQRVGPQHQAGSDSLLTGMVFFKMREMFFEDNIDDAKYCGHLYGLGTSFVVNGSGGYLDSNGDNSSSS; the protein is encoded by the exons ATGCCCTCAGCTACCG GAGGAAATAACCCCATAGGGCAACAGAAGGGTGGGGCGACTATGCCCAGTAATGAAGAATGCGGGATCCGAGATGTTTGGGGTCATAATCTCGAAGAAGAATTTCGAACAATTCGGCAAGTCGTGCAGCAGTATCAATATATTGCAATGGACACTGAATTTCCGGGAGTAGTTGCTAGACCCAttg GCGAATTCAGGACTAGCGCAGATTATCAATATCAGTTATTACGATGTAATGTAGATCTCTTGCGGATAATCCAACTCGGACTTACATTTCTCGACGAATCGGGAAACACACCTGGCGGTAGTTATACGACATGgcaatttaatttcaaattcaatttaCA AGAGGATATGTATGCGCAAGATAGTATAGATATGCTGCAAAACAGTGGTATACAGTTTAAAAAACACGAAGAAGAGGGTATTGATCCGTTAGATTTTGCCGAATTATTAATGACATCGGGAATTGTTCTTGTTGACGACATAAAATGGCTATCCTTTCATTCTGGTTACGATTTTGGCTATCTATTGAAACTTCTTACAGATCAAAATTTACCCCAAGAAGAAAGTGAATTCTTTGAACTTCTTAGGATATATTTTCCAACAATATATGATGTAAAA TATTTAATGAAATCTTGCAAAAATTTGAAAGGAGGCCTACAAGAGGTAGCAGAGCAATTGGAAATTCAAAGAGTTGGTCCCCAACATCAGGCTGGTTCTGATTCGTTACTTACGGGAATGGTTTTCTTTAAAATGCGAGAG ATGTTTTTTGAAGATAATATTGATGATGCGAAATATTGTGGTCATTTATATGGTTTGGGAACATCATTTGTCGTAAACGGTTCAGGTGGATACCTAGACAGTAATGGAGATAATTCTTCGTCTTCGTAA